Proteins found in one Neodiprion lecontei isolate iyNeoLeco1 chromosome 6, iyNeoLeco1.1, whole genome shotgun sequence genomic segment:
- the LOC124295063 gene encoding uncharacterized protein LOC124295063 yields the protein MAQRSPIKNPPSTKALQFHQVEKQESQHSESPSPNQRVLILSTPVTLKDGTVNMKQRTIPLRVDNSQLMIKAGENKSRVVSLKRNHEAVPLALPINQLNQKTPTFVKNEVGQVMGKLIPLGKFSNISPNTLSPANPTPASASTSPIVSDIGVKNLRNEMSKQNTKSKGYKLVKLDEKVIGANAAAAEKFEEILKSKQKTNTSSTCQVATKHTATASPTVVTRVKNAEDQLITITDDKPKKQVHLVLKGYENIASIGQTGTNIKLIPLEQWGMDTKLNFLKTQSRSSFISQPKIVDVRSCAIDEIDGLGDSHFDDSKLNHHYDKGDFDSDDVLEKDPLDIEGLSKETSSFHYLLDKNAEEDDNDLPNALETKKLNTIDVIDFECNTSAMGGLSDVQITTLVKNKNTSSFKLDNQLNPESNYCPKKSSDLLEDSTNCSASSNIIAVKGTKEHNPVIDGLTEKSSKDDIRFEQKYADYENLCKQFRINQHNVTSRETEMLSYIHNLKKKLFRFQKNRYQTLAAIEQREYLGISNLSTIQKRFIETQLRNSNKTSKKPRFTKTDIVMARDILKATGPRGYNNLRKLFSLPGISIIVKGISKT from the coding sequence ATGGCTCAAAGATCACCAATTAAGAATCCGCCGAGTACTAAGGCACTGCAATTTCATCAAGTAGAAAAACAGGAAAGCCAGCACTCTGAATCACCGTCACCCAATCAAAGGGTACTCATTTTGTCAACCCCTGTCACGCTGAAAGATGGTACTGTGAATATGAAGCAACGAACGATACCGCTTAGAGTTGATAACAGTCAGCTTATGATAAAGGCTGGAGAAAACAAAAGCAGAGTTGTTTCATTGAAGCGAAATCACGAAGCAGTGCCGCTGGCTTTGCCAATAAATCAGCTGAACCAAAAAACACCAACTTTTGTAAAGAACGAAGTTGGTCAAGTGATGGGCAAGCTTATTCcgcttggaaaattttctaacaTTAGTCCAAATACATTGAGTCCTGCCAATCCTACTCCTGCTTCTGCTTCTACTTCACCGATTGTTTCAGATATtggtgttaaaaatttaagaaatgaaatgtcCAAGCAAAATACGAAGTCAAAGGGGTACAAATTGGTTAAACTAGATGAAAAGGTAATTGGAGCAAACGCTGCTGCAGCTGAGAAATTTgaggaaattttgaaatcaaaacaaaaaacaaatactaGCTCTACATGTCAGGTGGCTACTAAACATACTGCGACAGCTTCACCAACGGTAGTTACACGAGTGAAAAATGCTGAAGATCAATTGATAACCATAACAGATGATAAGCCAAAGAAACAAGTCCACTTGGTCCTGAAaggatatgaaaatattgccAGTATTGGTCAAACTGGAACCAATATTAAACTAATTCCGTTAGAACAATGGGGAATGGATACAaagctgaattttttgaaaactcaGTCAAGAAGCTCATTTATTTCGCAGCCAAAAATAGTGGATGTGAGAAGTTGTGCTATAGATGAAATAGACGGACTAGGTGACTCACATTTTGATGACAGTAAGTTGAATCATCACTATGACAAAGGGGACTTTGATAGCGATGACGTATTGGAAAAAGATCCGTTGGACATTGAAGGTTTGAGCAAAGAGACCAGttcatttcattatttgtTAGATAAAAATGCGGAAGAAGATGATAATGACTTGCCGAATGCACTGGAAACGAAAAAACTTAACACAATAGATGTAATTGATTTCGAATGTAACACCTCGGCAATGGGGGGTTTGAGTGATGTCCAAATTACTactttggtgaaaaataaaaatacgagcAGCTTCAAATTAGATAATCAACTAAATCCCGAAAGTAATTATTGTCCAAAGAAAAGCAGTGATCTTTTGGAAGATTCAACCAATTGTTCAGCATCGAGTAATATAATAGCTGTGAAGGGCACAAAGGAACATAATCCTGTTATTGATGGTTTGACTGAAAAGAGTAGTAAAGACGACATACGATTTGAACAAAAGTATGCCGATTATGAAAATCTGTGTAAACAATTTCGAATTAATCAACATAACGTTACGTCCAGAGAAACAGAAATGTTGTCCTATATCCACAACCTAAAGAAAAAGCTTTTTCGATTTCAGAAGAATAGATATCAAACATTGGCCGCTATCGAGCAAAGAGAATATCTTGGTATCAGTAATCTATCGACTATTCAAAAGCGATTTATAGAAACACAATTGAGGAATTCTAACAAGACGTCTAAAAAACCAAGGTTTACTAAAACAGATATAGTTATGGCTAGGGATATACTTAAGGCAACTGGTCCGAGGGGTTacaataatttgagaaaacttttctcccTTCCTGGCATAAGCATTATTGTTAAAGGAATTTCTAAAACTTAA